The Dehalococcoidia bacterium genome has a segment encoding these proteins:
- a CDS encoding CoA transferase, with product MSVLAGLRVVQVPGFGAAAWAAKNLADWGAEVLLLEPASGSPLREAPPYYYRQGERRSGSWAWLARGCRILKVAPEGPVAPSRALDLCLGADLVLVDQEMALPVLGLRPAELRERLEGRTTCVLISPFALDGPYGDYQASDLITHALGGWMGMLGDAGREPLRPGGEIMARVAGAAAWTAALIALRHHRLGGPRQWVEVSCQAVAAFVLTSPWLVKSINGFAPSRRLPRWPQALVPCADGYVACSPLTATHWEMLCRLLGLDDVLELPGGREPRYWQEHGEELYQRVKDWYLQRTRQEIVQQCQLWRLPAAGAQNVAERLQCPQLQARGFFVEAEVDGARVRVPRPPLLIRDIAPVHRPPPIEDGDLPPAAAERQAVPEVRGGADGRLPFAGIRVVDLTWFWSGPSATMLLGALGADVIKLESVQRPDSYRFTLADPSRPRWWEWGPLWNDTNCDKRGITLDLTHPRGRQLFEALLARADVVISNFSNRVMPNLGYGPDQLLAINPRLIVVTMPGYGPGGPWEDYVGYGVSFEQLAVCASVTGYPDGPPMIMGGFSDPLVGLHTVAAIEMALRWRERTGRGTAVEVPQCEVLDSIWAPEHIAVQHGAPVPGRRGNKHDWMAPHGAYRVAGDDRWVAIAVASDQEFASLARVLGRPELASDPRFATVEARKAHEEELDRLIAELVAGWDGVELERALQAAGVRAGRVVLPAELEEEPGLRAFGFFQRLTRPVTGTHWFRTWPFRFSGIDRDHKRPPPLLGQHNAEVLQGLLGVSDEGLEQLQREHVIGDQPLAL from the coding sequence ATGAGCGTCCTCGCGGGCCTGCGGGTGGTCCAGGTCCCGGGCTTCGGGGCTGCCGCCTGGGCAGCCAAGAACCTGGCCGACTGGGGGGCCGAGGTGCTCCTGCTGGAGCCCGCCAGCGGCTCCCCTCTGCGGGAGGCCCCTCCCTATTACTACCGGCAGGGGGAGCGCCGCAGCGGCTCTTGGGCCTGGCTGGCCAGGGGCTGTCGGATTCTGAAGGTAGCCCCTGAGGGGCCTGTCGCTCCCTCCCGGGCGCTGGACCTGTGCCTGGGGGCCGACCTGGTCCTCGTCGACCAGGAGATGGCCCTGCCGGTGCTGGGCCTGCGCCCCGCCGAGCTGCGGGAGAGGCTGGAGGGCAGGACCACCTGCGTCCTCATCTCCCCCTTCGCCCTCGACGGCCCTTACGGCGACTACCAGGCCAGCGACCTCATCACCCACGCCCTGGGTGGCTGGATGGGGATGCTGGGGGACGCGGGCCGGGAGCCACTGCGCCCCGGAGGGGAGATCATGGCCAGGGTGGCAGGGGCCGCGGCCTGGACGGCGGCCCTCATCGCCCTGCGCCATCATCGCCTTGGCGGCCCCAGGCAGTGGGTGGAGGTGAGCTGCCAGGCGGTGGCTGCCTTCGTCCTCACCTCTCCCTGGCTGGTAAAGAGCATCAACGGCTTCGCCCCCAGCCGGCGCCTGCCCCGCTGGCCTCAGGCCCTGGTCCCGTGCGCCGACGGCTACGTGGCCTGCTCACCCCTCACCGCCACCCACTGGGAGATGCTCTGCCGCCTGCTGGGCCTGGACGACGTGCTGGAGCTGCCGGGGGGGCGGGAGCCGCGTTACTGGCAGGAGCACGGCGAGGAGCTGTACCAGCGGGTCAAGGACTGGTATCTGCAGCGCACCCGCCAGGAGATCGTCCAGCAGTGCCAGCTCTGGCGTCTGCCGGCGGCGGGCGCCCAGAACGTGGCCGAGCGCCTACAGTGCCCCCAGTTGCAGGCCCGCGGCTTCTTCGTGGAGGCCGAGGTGGACGGTGCCCGGGTGCGGGTGCCGCGCCCACCCCTGCTGATACGGGACATAGCCCCCGTCCATCGCCCGCCTCCCATCGAGGACGGCGACCTGCCCCCAGCGGCGGCCGAGCGACAGGCCGTCCCCGAGGTGAGGGGAGGCGCCGACGGACGGTTGCCCTTCGCCGGTATCCGGGTGGTGGACCTGACCTGGTTCTGGTCGGGGCCTTCGGCCACCATGCTGCTGGGCGCCCTGGGCGCCGACGTCATCAAGCTGGAGTCGGTCCAGCGGCCGGACAGCTACCGTTTCACTCTGGCCGACCCGAGCCGTCCCCGCTGGTGGGAGTGGGGGCCCCTGTGGAACGACACCAACTGCGATAAGCGGGGCATCACCCTCGACCTCACTCATCCCCGGGGTCGCCAGCTGTTCGAGGCCCTGCTGGCGCGGGCGGACGTGGTCATCAGCAACTTCTCCAACCGTGTCATGCCCAACCTGGGCTATGGCCCCGACCAGCTGCTGGCCATCAACCCTCGTCTCATCGTGGTGACCATGCCCGGCTACGGCCCCGGCGGCCCCTGGGAGGACTACGTGGGCTACGGCGTCTCCTTCGAGCAGTTGGCCGTCTGTGCATCGGTCACCGGCTACCCTGACGGCCCGCCCATGATAATGGGCGGCTTCTCCGACCCGCTGGTGGGCCTGCACACGGTGGCTGCCATCGAGATGGCCCTGCGCTGGCGGGAGCGGACGGGCAGAGGCACCGCGGTGGAGGTGCCCCAGTGCGAGGTGCTGGACAGCATCTGGGCGCCGGAGCACATCGCTGTCCAGCACGGCGCGCCGGTGCCGGGTCGCCGGGGCAACAAGCACGACTGGATGGCGCCCCACGGCGCCTACCGGGTGGCCGGCGACGACCGCTGGGTGGCCATCGCCGTGGCCTCGGACCAGGAGTTCGCCTCCCTGGCGAGGGTGCTGGGGCGGCCCGAGCTGGCGTCGGACCCTCGCTTCGCCACCGTCGAGGCCCGAAAGGCCCATGAGGAGGAGCTGGACAGGTTGATAGCCGAGTTGGTGGCCGGCTGGGACGGGGTCGAGCTGGAGCGTGCCCTCCAGGCCGCCGGCGTGAGGGCTGGCCGTGTCGTCCTCCCCGCCGAGCTGGAGGAGGAGCCGGGACTGCGCGCCTTTGGCTTCTTCCAGCGCCTGACGCGGCCCGTCACCGGCACTCACTGGTTCCGCACCTGGCCCTTCCGCTTCAGCGGCATCGACCGCGACCACAAGCGGCCCCCGCCCCTCCTCGGCCAGCACAACGCCGAGGTCCTGCAGGGGCTGCTGGGCGTGTCCGACGAGGGGCTAGAGCAGCTCCAGCGGGAACACGTGATCGGAGACCAGCCCTTGGCCCTCTGA
- a CDS encoding pirin family protein, producing the protein MRELEVDGARALLVLPEDCAVLTEADFGAPGLTAVEFLGPFVTLHACGPLLTVHDALMEAHLGIGHHPHRFNERLFYILQGAMDHDDALNGIRGHMATGDLGRLTEGQRGMLHSEWNHGDTPARAFILVYETAPVPERASFAVLRDADAPRYQEAPGVRSKELVGPRARFPVHGDIRLYVDSWLDEGATLEQPLEDGEGALLAPLEGELALGTGEAVLSPGCCLLVVPSRGRRHVSLRARSPARLLRAVYGPGRGLVLGRPWPRPPR; encoded by the coding sequence GTGCGTGAGCTGGAGGTGGACGGCGCCCGTGCCCTGCTGGTCTTGCCGGAGGACTGCGCTGTCCTTACGGAGGCCGACTTCGGCGCGCCCGGCCTCACCGCTGTCGAGTTCCTGGGCCCGTTCGTGACCCTGCACGCCTGCGGCCCGCTGCTGACGGTGCACGATGCCCTGATGGAGGCCCATCTCGGCATCGGCCATCACCCCCACCGCTTCAACGAGCGCCTCTTCTACATCCTGCAAGGGGCCATGGATCACGACGACGCCCTCAACGGCATCCGCGGCCACATGGCTACGGGCGACCTGGGCCGCCTGACGGAGGGGCAGCGGGGGATGCTGCACAGCGAGTGGAACCACGGCGACACGCCGGCCCGGGCCTTCATCCTGGTCTATGAGACGGCTCCAGTGCCCGAGAGGGCCTCCTTCGCCGTGCTGCGGGACGCCGATGCCCCCCGCTACCAGGAGGCGCCCGGGGTCCGTAGCAAGGAGCTGGTGGGGCCCCGGGCCCGCTTCCCCGTCCACGGCGACATCCGCCTCTACGTTGACAGCTGGCTGGACGAGGGGGCGACGCTGGAGCAGCCGCTGGAAGACGGAGAGGGTGCCCTCCTGGCGCCCCTGGAGGGGGAGCTGGCCCTGGGGACGGGCGAGGCGGTTCTCTCCCCCGGCTGCTGCCTGCTGGTGGTGCCTTCCCGAGGACGGAGGCATGTTTCCCTCCGCGCCAGGTCGCCCGCCAGGCTGCTGCGGGCGGTCTACGGCCCGGGACGGGGGCTGGTGCTGGGGCGCCCCTGGCCGCGGCCGCCGCGCTGA
- a CDS encoding LLM class flavin-dependent oxidoreductase, whose protein sequence is MTSLKFGVVMPLAGPDLSAVEEAESLGYDSVWSSEHIFFYGPTMDAFTVLAAYAARTQRVLLGTAVTLLPLRPPAVVAKEATSVDIISGGRLILGVGVGGEYPKEFEACGVPVQERGARANEAIRILRRLWREDNVTYRGRFWQLGGVTLQPKPVQPGGPPIWVAGRSEAAMRRAGRLGDGYLPYLFSPERFRDGWQKVRQYAQEAGRDPDSLTPALYQFVSLADSYEEAKASAVGYLSRTYNQPFENIVDRYVVLGTPRDCVHRLEQYVEAGVRHFLLVFIGPGAARDQLRAFASQVAPALR, encoded by the coding sequence ATGACTTCCCTCAAGTTCGGGGTGGTGATGCCCCTGGCCGGCCCCGACCTGTCGGCGGTGGAGGAGGCCGAGTCCCTGGGCTACGACTCGGTCTGGTCCTCGGAGCACATCTTCTTCTACGGCCCCACCATGGACGCCTTCACGGTGCTGGCGGCCTACGCTGCCCGCACGCAGCGGGTGCTGCTGGGCACCGCCGTCACCCTGCTGCCCCTGAGGCCGCCGGCCGTGGTGGCCAAGGAGGCCACCAGCGTGGACATCATCTCGGGCGGCCGTCTCATCCTGGGCGTGGGGGTAGGGGGCGAATACCCCAAGGAGTTCGAGGCCTGCGGCGTCCCCGTCCAGGAGCGGGGTGCCAGGGCCAACGAGGCCATCCGCATCCTGCGTCGCCTGTGGCGGGAGGACAACGTCACCTATCGCGGCCGCTTCTGGCAGCTGGGCGGAGTCACCCTGCAGCCCAAGCCGGTGCAGCCGGGTGGGCCGCCCATCTGGGTGGCAGGGCGCTCGGAGGCGGCCATGCGCCGGGCGGGCCGCCTCGGCGACGGCTATCTGCCCTACCTGTTCTCGCCCGAACGCTTCCGGGACGGATGGCAGAAGGTGCGGCAATATGCCCAGGAGGCGGGACGGGACCCCGACTCCCTCACTCCCGCCCTGTACCAGTTCGTCTCCTTGGCCGACTCCTATGAGGAGGCCAAGGCCTCGGCGGTGGGCTACCTGTCCCGCACCTACAACCAGCCCTTCGAAAACATCGTCGACCGCTATGTGGTGCTGGGCACCCCTAGGGACTGCGTCCACCGCCTGGAGCAGTATGTCGAGGCCGGCGTCCGCCACTTCCTCCTGGTCTTCATCGGCCCCGGCGCGGCGCGGGACCAGCTGCGCGCCTTCGCCAGCCAGGTGGCCCCTGCCCTGCGCTAG
- a CDS encoding alpha/beta hydrolase gives MPLVRVGDINIYYVTEGEGPPLLMIMGFGGQHHSWGDTTSRLLAQHFRTIRFDNRGTGLSDKPEVEYSIAMMADDAAGLLRALGIGKAHVYGVSMGGMIAQELALRHPDLVAGLVLGCTTPGWSHGVPPQPHIIQMMMPEPGLSREEQVRKTWPAMCAPWFLEQGREFLEEMLRRGLENPTPIDTLNRQAAAIQRFDTYDRLGQIRAPTLIIHGDQDVLVPTQNAYILHERIPGSKLVIIEGAGHVYFWEKPEEAAKAVIEFLQQVSLAA, from the coding sequence ATGCCGCTGGTCAGGGTGGGAGACATCAACATCTATTACGTTACCGAAGGGGAGGGGCCGCCCCTGCTGATGATCATGGGCTTCGGTGGCCAGCACCACTCCTGGGGGGACACCACCTCCCGGCTGCTGGCCCAGCACTTCCGCACCATCCGCTTCGACAATCGGGGCACCGGCCTTTCGGACAAGCCGGAGGTGGAGTACTCCATTGCCATGATGGCCGATGACGCGGCGGGCCTGCTGCGCGCCCTGGGGATCGGCAAGGCCCACGTATACGGGGTGTCCATGGGGGGCATGATCGCCCAGGAGCTGGCCCTGCGCCATCCGGACCTGGTGGCGGGGCTGGTGCTGGGCTGCACCACGCCGGGCTGGTCCCACGGGGTGCCGCCCCAACCCCACATCATCCAGATGATGATGCCCGAGCCGGGCCTCTCGCGGGAGGAGCAGGTCCGCAAGACCTGGCCCGCCATGTGCGCCCCCTGGTTCCTGGAGCAGGGGCGCGAGTTCCTGGAGGAGATGCTGCGACGGGGGCTGGAAAACCCTACCCCCATCGACACCCTGAACCGCCAGGCGGCGGCCATCCAGCGCTTCGACACCTATGACCGCCTGGGCCAGATCCGAGCCCCCACCCTGATCATCCACGGCGACCAGGACGTCCTGGTGCCCACCCAGAACGCCTACATCCTGCACGAGCGCATTCCCGGCTCCAAGCTGGTCATCATCGAGGGGGCGGGCCACGTCTATTTCTGGGAGAAGCCGGAGGAGGCTGCCAAGGCGGTCATCGAGTTCCTGCAGCAGGTCTCCCTGGCAGCCTGA
- a CDS encoding SDR family oxidoreductase, with the protein MRLQGKVALITGAASGIGRATALLFGREGARVMCVDINGEGAKATAEAIAAAGGEAAWTQADVASDADAQRMVRETVERFGRLDILFNNAGVEIAGPVTAVPEERWDWLMSINLKGVYLGCKYAIPEMLKSGGGAIVNTASGAGLMGIPGLSAYCASKGGVILLTKSLAMEWATQGIRVNCVCPGVIRTPMVERAVTLLGGAADPEEAWRRLGRVHPIGRVGEPEEVARAVLFLASDEASFITGVALPVDGGWAAGTGLRQDQS; encoded by the coding sequence ATGCGGTTGCAGGGGAAGGTCGCTCTCATCACCGGCGCCGCCTCGGGCATCGGCCGGGCCACGGCCCTTCTCTTCGGCCGGGAGGGCGCCCGGGTCATGTGCGTGGACATCAACGGGGAGGGGGCCAAGGCCACTGCCGAGGCCATCGCCGCCGCTGGCGGCGAGGCAGCCTGGACCCAGGCCGATGTCGCCAGCGACGCCGATGCCCAGCGCATGGTCCGGGAGACGGTGGAGCGCTTCGGCAGGCTGGACATCCTCTTTAATAACGCCGGCGTGGAGATAGCCGGCCCCGTGACGGCCGTGCCGGAGGAGCGCTGGGACTGGCTCATGTCCATCAACCTGAAGGGGGTCTACCTGGGCTGCAAGTACGCCATTCCCGAGATGCTGAAGTCGGGCGGCGGCGCCATCGTCAACACCGCTTCGGGGGCGGGGCTCATGGGCATCCCGGGCCTCTCGGCCTACTGCGCGTCCAAAGGGGGCGTGATCCTCCTGACCAAGTCCCTGGCCATGGAGTGGGCCACCCAGGGCATACGCGTCAACTGCGTCTGCCCGGGGGTCATCCGCACGCCCATGGTAGAGCGGGCCGTGACCCTGCTGGGCGGTGCGGCGGACCCCGAGGAGGCCTGGCGGCGCCTGGGAAGGGTCCACCCCATCGGTCGGGTAGGGGAGCCGGAGGAGGTGGCCAGGGCAGTCCTGTTCCTGGCCTCCGACGAGGCGTCCTTCATCACCGGGGTGGCCCTGCCGGTGGACGGTGGCTGGGCCGCTGGCACCGGGCTGCGACAGGACCAGTCCTGA
- the greA gene encoding transcription elongation factor GreA, with protein MATSDRPIPITKEGLARFKERLDYLINVRRPQVARRIQEARELAGSEASGEYEDAKNEQAMVEGEIRQLEHLIQNAIIIEEHHDSQVVELGSTVTLMDEEGRVVRYTIVGSAEADPKQGRISNESPVGRALLGRRVGEVVEVQAPAGIKRWTVVSLG; from the coding sequence GTGGCTACTTCTGACCGCCCGATCCCCATCACCAAGGAGGGGCTGGCCCGCTTCAAGGAGCGGCTGGACTACCTCATAAACGTGCGGCGGCCGCAGGTGGCCCGCCGCATCCAGGAGGCGCGGGAGCTGGCCGGCTCCGAGGCGTCCGGCGAGTACGAGGACGCCAAGAACGAGCAGGCGATGGTGGAGGGGGAGATCCGACAGCTGGAGCACCTGATCCAGAACGCCATCATCATCGAGGAGCATCACGACTCCCAGGTGGTGGAGCTGGGCTCCACCGTCACCCTCATGGACGAGGAGGGGCGCGTCGTCCGCTACACCATCGTCGGTAGCGCCGAGGCCGACCCCAAGCAGGGCCGCATCAGCAACGAGTCGCCTGTGGGCCGTGCCCTTCTGGGCCGCCGGGTGGGCGAGGTCGTGGAGGTGCAGGCACCGGCGGGGATCAAGCGGTGGACCGTGGTCTCCCTGGGATAG
- the lysS gene encoding lysine--tRNA ligase produces MDIEQVIAYRRAKVERWRARGIDPYPPRFRRSHTAREAVAALEEAERAGQAPPTVSVAGRIVAMRQMGRATFIDLRDGSGRIQTYHRLDVLGEEAYAALDDLDLGDFLGVSGDLFRTRSGEPTVQARAYTLLCKALRAPPEKWHGLQDTETRYRQRYLDLMVNEEVRERFRLRHRIVQAVRRYLDERGFLEVETPVLQPQAGGAAARPFVTYHNALERHLYLRIALELHLKRLLVGGYERVYELGKVFRNEGVTARHNPEFTMLEAYQAYADYNDMMELTEGMVAYVASEALGTLQVPCGDAVIDLTPPWPRVPLREAILRHTGIDIGALRDAAALREAAASIGLAVDPSWDWPKLVDELLANFVEPRTLQPTFIIDYPVELSPLAKAKPEDPGLVERFELFAAGREMANAYTELNDPQEQRRRFQEQARRRAAGQEEVELGDEDFLVALEHGMPPAGGLGLGIDRLVMLLTGQSSIREVVLFPALREKGTS; encoded by the coding sequence GTGGACATCGAGCAGGTCATAGCCTACCGCCGGGCCAAGGTCGAGCGCTGGCGGGCCCGTGGCATAGACCCCTATCCGCCGCGCTTCCGCCGCAGCCACACCGCCCGCGAGGCCGTGGCTGCCCTGGAGGAGGCCGAACGCGCCGGCCAGGCGCCACCCACGGTTTCCGTGGCCGGCCGCATCGTGGCCATGCGCCAGATGGGCCGCGCTACCTTCATCGACCTGCGCGACGGCAGCGGGCGCATCCAGACCTACCACCGGCTGGACGTTCTGGGCGAAGAGGCCTATGCCGCCCTAGATGACCTGGACCTGGGCGATTTCCTGGGCGTCAGCGGGGACCTGTTCCGTACCCGCAGCGGCGAGCCAACGGTGCAGGCCCGCGCCTATACCCTGCTGTGCAAGGCCCTGCGCGCCCCTCCCGAGAAGTGGCACGGCCTGCAGGACACCGAGACCCGCTACCGCCAGCGCTATCTGGACCTGATGGTGAACGAGGAGGTGCGGGAGCGCTTCCGCCTGCGCCACCGCATCGTCCAGGCGGTGCGGCGCTACCTGGACGAGCGCGGTTTCCTGGAAGTGGAGACGCCGGTCCTTCAGCCCCAGGCCGGCGGGGCTGCCGCGCGCCCCTTCGTCACCTATCACAATGCCCTGGAGCGGCACCTCTACCTGCGCATCGCCCTGGAGTTGCACCTGAAACGGCTACTGGTAGGGGGCTACGAGCGTGTCTACGAGCTGGGAAAGGTGTTCCGCAATGAGGGCGTCACCGCCCGCCACAATCCCGAGTTCACCATGCTGGAGGCCTACCAGGCCTATGCCGACTACAACGACATGATGGAGCTGACAGAGGGGATGGTGGCCTACGTCGCCAGCGAGGCGCTGGGGACCCTGCAGGTGCCCTGCGGCGACGCCGTCATCGACCTGACGCCTCCCTGGCCGCGGGTGCCCCTGCGGGAGGCCATCCTGCGCCACACCGGCATCGACATCGGGGCGTTGCGGGATGCCGCTGCCCTGCGGGAGGCAGCGGCGTCCATCGGGCTGGCGGTGGACCCGTCCTGGGACTGGCCCAAGCTGGTGGACGAGCTGCTGGCCAACTTCGTGGAGCCACGCACCCTGCAGCCCACCTTTATCATCGATTACCCTGTGGAGCTCTCGCCCCTGGCCAAGGCCAAGCCCGAGGACCCGGGGCTCGTGGAGCGGTTCGAGCTGTTCGCCGCCGGCCGCGAGATGGCCAATGCCTACACCGAGCTGAACGACCCTCAGGAGCAGCGACGCCGCTTTCAGGAGCAGGCCCGCCGCCGCGCCGCCGGACAGGAGGAGGTGGAGCTGGGCGACGAGGACTTCCTGGTGGCCCTGGAGCACGGCATGCCCCCGGCTGGCGGCCTGGGGCTGGGCATCGACCGACTGGTGATGCTGCTGACGGGGCAGTCTTCCATCCGCGAGGTGGTGCTCTTCCCGGCCCTGCGGGAGAAGGGGACGTCCTGA
- a CDS encoding HAD family phosphatase, which yields MSGRFRAVVFDLDGVLWDGEALYHRALNAVLAPLGHALDYETYRQAVAGLSVEDCWEWARERFGLGQPLEELLEAYHRAVMELLRDGVEPLPGARQLVGRLRELGVPLALASSSRREWVEATLRGLGLERAFQAIVTASEVERAKPAPDLYLAAARLLGVPAQRCIAVEDTPTGLRAARAAGMFAVQLRAASSCFPPQPEADLVIDSLWDFDLSLLQTGAPAEGRQP from the coding sequence ATGTCGGGGCGGTTCCGGGCGGTGGTGTTCGACCTGGACGGGGTCCTCTGGGACGGGGAGGCCCTCTACCACCGGGCCCTCAACGCTGTCCTGGCCCCCCTGGGCCATGCCCTGGACTATGAGACCTATCGTCAGGCCGTGGCCGGCCTCTCGGTAGAGGACTGCTGGGAGTGGGCCAGGGAGCGCTTCGGCCTGGGCCAGCCGCTGGAGGAGCTGCTGGAGGCCTACCACCGGGCGGTGATGGAGCTCCTGCGGGACGGCGTGGAGCCGCTGCCCGGCGCCCGCCAGCTGGTGGGGCGGCTCCGAGAGCTGGGCGTCCCTTTGGCCCTCGCTTCCTCCTCTCGGAGGGAGTGGGTGGAGGCGACGCTGCGAGGCCTGGGACTGGAGAGGGCCTTCCAGGCCATAGTCACGGCCAGCGAGGTGGAGCGGGCCAAGCCCGCCCCCGACCTCTACCTGGCCGCCGCCCGACTCCTAGGTGTGCCGGCCCAGCGCTGCATCGCCGTCGAGGACACCCCCACCGGCCTGCGAGCAGCCAGGGCGGCAGGCATGTTCGCCGTCCAGCTGCGGGCCGCATCCTCCTGCTTTCCGCCCCAGCCCGAGGCCGACCTGGTGATAGACTCCCTGTGGGACTTCGACCTGTCCCTCCTGCAGACGGGGGCGCCCGCCGAGGGCCGCCAGCCATGA
- a CDS encoding NUDIX domain-containing protein — MKRHFTCTGFIFAGDRTLFLWHPHLQMWVPPGGHLLPDEDPVTAVLREIEEETGLQAEVLPTAPVFPFSYPGQVQPPYALLLENSAEPGEPHQHLDMIYFCRPRPGARLAPPPGTALVWATERDLREGRPLEMEGACGLAAPVAPDVRELALEGFRLLARGGKE, encoded by the coding sequence ATGAAGCGCCATTTCACCTGCACCGGCTTCATCTTCGCCGGCGACCGCACCCTCTTTCTCTGGCACCCCCACCTGCAGATGTGGGTTCCCCCAGGCGGCCACCTGCTGCCCGACGAGGACCCGGTTACGGCCGTCCTGCGGGAGATAGAGGAGGAGACGGGGCTGCAGGCGGAGGTGCTGCCCACCGCACCCGTCTTCCCCTTCTCCTATCCCGGCCAGGTCCAGCCCCCCTACGCCCTGCTGCTGGAAAACTCGGCGGAGCCGGGAGAGCCCCATCAGCACCTGGACATGATCTACTTCTGCCGCCCGCGGCCCGGCGCCCGCCTGGCACCGCCGCCGGGCACCGCGCTGGTCTGGGCCACCGAGCGAGACCTGAGGGAGGGGCGTCCCCTGGAGATGGAGGGAGCCTGCGGCCTGGCCGCGCCCGTGGCCCCCGACGTGCGGGAGCTGGCCCTGGAGGGCTTCCGCCTGCTGGCCCGAGGCGGTAAGGAGTAG
- the serS gene encoding serine--tRNA ligase has protein sequence MLSLQLIREEPERVREALRRRRSDAPLDEVIALDREWRRTLHEAETLRAERNALSKEIGQLSRLMADESVPTRERRHAQHRRDDLLARSTYLSQRLEGLEQQVKELQRRLDQLLLTIPNLPDDRVPEGDGEEDNVVVRQWGEPPQFDFRPLTHWELGERLGILDLEAGARLSGSHFYVLTGLGARLQRALIQLALDFHTSRGYQEIYTPALVREECMWRGGWLPTFAEFMYHDAEEDLWLLPTAEVALTNLHRDQVLPPGSLPRYYVAYTPCFRREKFAGGKDVRGVKRVHQFEKVELYKFVEPERSAQELEALVEDACALLRALGIPHRVVLLCTGELGFNSAMTYDIEAWTPGAGEWLEVSSCSNCTDFQARRASIRFRREKGGRPELVHTLNGTGLALPRALIALLENHQRADGSVAVPEALRPYLGGLEALR, from the coding sequence ATGCTTTCGCTGCAGCTGATCCGCGAGGAGCCCGAGCGGGTGCGGGAGGCCCTGCGCAGGCGCCGCTCCGACGCCCCCCTGGACGAGGTCATCGCCCTGGACCGGGAATGGCGCCGGACGCTCCACGAGGCCGAGACGCTGCGGGCCGAGCGCAACGCCCTCTCCAAGGAGATCGGCCAGCTCTCGCGCCTCATGGCCGACGAGAGCGTCCCCACCCGCGAGCGGCGCCATGCCCAGCACCGCCGCGATGACCTGCTGGCCCGCTCCACTTACCTCTCCCAGCGGCTGGAGGGTCTGGAGCAGCAGGTGAAAGAGCTGCAGCGTCGGCTGGACCAGCTCCTCCTCACCATCCCCAACCTCCCCGACGACCGGGTGCCCGAGGGCGATGGGGAGGAGGACAACGTGGTGGTGCGCCAGTGGGGGGAGCCGCCCCAGTTCGACTTCCGCCCCCTCACCCATTGGGAGCTGGGGGAGCGGCTGGGCATCCTGGACCTGGAGGCCGGGGCGAGGCTCTCGGGCTCCCACTTCTACGTGCTGACGGGCCTGGGAGCGAGGCTGCAACGTGCCCTCATCCAGCTGGCCCTGGACTTCCACACCTCCCGCGGCTACCAGGAGATATACACCCCCGCCCTGGTGCGGGAGGAGTGCATGTGGCGGGGGGGATGGTTGCCCACCTTCGCCGAGTTCATGTACCACGATGCCGAGGAAGACCTGTGGCTGCTGCCCACAGCCGAGGTGGCCCTGACCAACCTGCACCGCGACCAGGTGCTACCTCCGGGCAGCCTGCCCCGCTATTACGTGGCCTACACCCCCTGCTTCCGTCGCGAGAAGTTCGCCGGCGGCAAGGACGTGCGCGGCGTGAAGCGCGTCCACCAGTTCGAGAAGGTGGAGCTGTACAAGTTCGTGGAGCCAGAGCGCTCGGCCCAGGAGCTGGAGGCGCTGGTGGAGGACGCCTGCGCCCTGCTGCGGGCGCTGGGCATCCCCCACCGGGTGGTCTTGCTCTGCACGGGGGAGCTGGGCTTCAACTCGGCCATGACCTACGACATCGAGGCGTGGACGCCGGGGGCCGGCGAGTGGCTGGAGGTCTCCTCCTGCTCCAACTGCACCGACTTCCAGGCCCGCCGCGCCAGCATCCGCTTCCGCCGCGAGAAGGGAGGCCGGCCGGAGCTGGTGCACACCCTCAACGGCACCGGCCTGGCCCTGCCTCGCGCCCTCATCGCCCTCTTGGAGAACCATCAGCGGGCCGATGGCTCGGTAGCGGTGCCCGAAGCCCTTCGCCCCTACCTGGGCGGCCTCGAGGCGCTGCGCTGA
- a CDS encoding TMEM165/GDT1 family protein, which produces MDWGMDWRVLTSAFGLIFLAELGDKTQLAVIAMTAREKAPLVILAGALAGFLLATLIAVVVGLVGARFVPTEVVEKVAAVAFIVIGVLILLERL; this is translated from the coding sequence TTGGACTGGGGAATGGACTGGCGGGTGCTCACGTCCGCCTTCGGTCTCATCTTCCTGGCCGAACTGGGGGACAAGACCCAGCTGGCGGTGATAGCCATGACCGCCCGCGAGAAGGCGCCCCTGGTCATCCTGGCCGGGGCGCTGGCGGGCTTCCTCCTGGCCACCCTCATCGCCGTGGTAGTGGGGCTGGTGGGGGCGCGCTTCGTGCCCACCGAGGTCGTCGAGAAGGTGGCGGCGGTGGCCTTCATCGTCATCGGCGTCCTCATCCTGCTGGAAAGGCTCTGA